The window CCCGCTGACGTCAGCCCCGTGACGGGCCAGCCCGGCGATCAGGGAGTTCTGGGAACGCCCGGCCACATACCGTTCGACCAGCAGCATCGCGATGAAGCCGTTACCGAACCGGCCCTTCCCGACCGCTTTCGGCGGCCCGGGTGCGGTCACCGTCCTCGCTCCCGCACACCGGCAACGCCGCCGGTACCGGCGGCGGCGGTGTACCACCACCCGCACCGTCACCCGCCAATCGACCTGCTCGAAGGCGTGATCACCGAACGCCTCGAACGGCGACGAACAATCCGGGCAGCAGTACCCGCCCCCGGTGAAGTCCCACAGCACCTCCACCCGCGGCAGGTGCGAGTAGTCCCTACGGCCGGCCCGGCCACCCGGCCCCCGCCGCGTCGCCTTCCCCGACTGCCGCCCGTCAGATTGACCGCCATGTCCACCCTGGCCGTCACCGTCACCGTCGACCGGCGACGACGGCCGGACCCGCTCCGACGAACGGCCGAACACCAGCCGCTGCAACACCGCCAGCTCCGCCGACAACCGCTCGTTCTCCGCCCGAAGCCGCCCATTCTCCGCCCGCAACTCAGCGTCCTCGGCCCGCAACTGCCCAGCCAACCGCTCCCACCGCTCGTTGGCCTCCACCACCCGAGCCAGCACATCCCGCAACCCGGCGTCAGCATCCGCCTCCACCGCAGCACCCACCGAAACCGTCACAGCCACCAACCAACACCATCACAGCCGCCCGACCACGCACCAACTGTCCGACTTACACACAGTCACCCACGGGACTTGGGACTACTTACACTGGCACGGCCGGGTCACCGTCGGAGTCAAGGACAACGGTCGCCCGGACCGCCGCCACGTGTCCGCCAAGACCGAAGCCGAGGTCATCCGCAAGGTTCGCGCGCTGGAACGGGAACGCGACGGTGGTGCCGTCCGCAAGACCGGCCAACGCTGGACGGTAGAGAAGTGGCTGACTCACTGGGTGGAGACGATTGCCGCGCCGTCGGTGAGGGAAACGACGACGGTCGGCTACCGGGCCGCTGTGTACAAGCACCTGATTCCCGGCATCGGCGCTCACCGGCTTGACCGCCTGGAGCCGGAGCACCTGGAAAAGCTGTACGCGAAGATGATCCGGTCCGGGAGCGCACCGGGCACCGCTCACCAGGCACACCGGACAATCAAGACCGCGCTGAACGTCGCCCTACGGCGCGGTCATGTCGCGCGCAACGTCGCCCAGCTCGCCAAGGCACCCCGAGTTGATGAGCAGGAGATCGAGCCGTTCACCGTCAAGGAAGCGCAGAGCATCCTGACCGCCGCCGCGAACCAGCGCAACGGGGTCCGCTTCGCCCTGGCCCTGGCGCTCGGTCTACGCAAGGGGGAAGCGCTCGGACTCAAATGGCGACGGATCGACCTTGACCGGGGACTGCTCCGTACCCCGCGTCAGCTACAGCGGCACAAGTGGCTGCACGGATGCGACGACCCGCACGAGTGCGGGAAGCGACTA is drawn from Micromonospora sp. Llam0 and contains these coding sequences:
- a CDS encoding site-specific integrase; amino-acid sequence: MSAKTEAEVIRKVRALERERDGGAVRKTGQRWTVEKWLTHWVETIAAPSVRETTTVGYRAAVYKHLIPGIGAHRLDRLEPEHLEKLYAKMIRSGSAPGTAHQAHRTIKTALNVALRRGHVARNVAQLAKAPRVDEQEIEPFTVKEAQSILTAAANQRNGVRFALALALGLRKGEALGLKWRRIDLDRGLLRTPRQLQRHKWLHGCDDPHECGKRLHKVDPCPPDCRRHRQPCPPLCPAGCTRHASKCPKRHGGGLKEVDVKSRAGRRAVGIPRPLLDALKQHKAMQEKERKVAAQLWQEGGWVFTQPNGRPIDPRADHESWKALLREANVRDARLHDARHTAATILLVLGVPTRAVMEVMGWSQMAMTTRYQHLAPGVVSGIADQVAGLLWEPNETTDD